In Candidatus Eremiobacterota bacterium, the sequence CGCCGCGCGCATTTAATTCAACGGACGATCGAGTCGGCGACCAGCGTCGCGAAGACCTGCGAGAGCTTCTCGGCGTCGGCGACGATCTTCGTCTGAAACTGCCGCAGCACCTGATCGCGGGTGAACGTGACCGTCGCGGCGCCGACGTTGAGATCACGAATCGCGCTCTCCGCGGCCTGCGTGTTCACGCTCGTCACGTTGCCGTTGTTGGCGGCTTCCTGCATCGAGACCATCTGCGCGCCGACCGTCGCGCGGCTGGCGGCGAGGGTTTGAATCGCGTAGTCGATGCGGTACTCGGCGCCTTGGTTCTGGAGGTCGTTGCCGAGGATCACCTCGTTGACGCCGAGGTTCGTCGAGCTCACCCCCGCGATGTCGACCGAGACGATCGCGCCTTCGCCGTCGCCGGTGTTGACGTTCAGCGCGCCGCCCGGCGCCTTCGACTGCGCGGGGAGCGTCACCAGCAGCGCTTCTTTGCCGACGTCGGACGGCGTAAGGGTGCCGACGTTGAACGAGAGCACGTAGTTGCCGTTTTGATCGTACTGGAAAAAGCTCGGCGAGCCGGGCGTCGGCGGCGGAAAGCCGACCTGCGCGTTCGTGCCGTTGCCGATCTGCACGGTCGAGGTTTGATCGGGGCCGAACTGCGTTTCTTGGCTGCCGATCGTGACGGTGACGTTCAGCGCGTTCGCGACCGGATCGTACGAGTCGACCGTGACTTTCTGCACGAGCTCCGGCGCGTTCGGCGCGACCGCCGGCATGTTCGGATCGACCGATTGGTCCATGATCTGCCCGCCGCCCGACGCATCGGGGTTCTCGACGAGCAGCACGCGCGTCGGCTGCGCCGCCTGGCTCGACGCGCTCCCGTCGAGCAGCAGCCGCCCGTTGAACGAGGTGTTCTGCGCGATGCGGTCGATCTCGAGGCGCAGCTGATCGAGCTCCGACTGAATGTCGGAGCGGTCGGCGGTGCTCTGCAGATCGCTGCGCGCTTGCACCACCAGCGCGCGCATCCGCTGCAGGATGTCGCCGACGGTCGCCATCGCGCCTTCGGCGACGGTGAGCGCGTTGTTCGCGGTTTGAATCTGCCGGACGCCTTCGTCGAGACCGGACACCTTGGACGCGAGCGACTCCGCGATCGCGAGCCCGCTCGGATCGTCGGTGGCCGAATTTACCCGCAAACCTGACGACAGCCGCTTGGTGAGCGACTGAAGCTCGTTCTGCGTCTTCAGCGACGCGTTGAGCGCGCCGCCGGTGAGACTAAGAACGTCCATGGTGGTGTAGTCGACTTCCCTCCTTGGAAGTTGGCCCCCGGGGCTCGATACAGAATCTACCCTACCCCTCTATCGGCTCGTCGGGCTCCCGAACTTTAATCCGCCGGCTTCATTTGTATGGCCGGCGGGCGGCGGTGCAGGTTCGCCGCCGCGCGGCCGATCACACGGGTGTGCGTCCCAGTCTGCGGCGGTCGATCGCCGGGGCGGGCGCGGTTGCGCTGGCGGTCTCAGCCCTCTGCTTCACCTCCGAGGGCGCGCTCCGTGCCGCGCCGCTGCTCGCGATCCGTCTGCACCTTCCCTTCGCGCACCCGCGCGTGAAGCTGGCCGACCCGTCCGCCTCGCCCCTTCCCTCGCCGGCGGGGCTGGTTCCGGCGCGGCGGCGCGGCATGTTGGGCAACGGCCCGATCGTGCTCAAAGGAACGGGGACCTATCAGCTGCAGTTCGCGCGCTCCTCGCGCAACGGCCTGGCGGCCGGGACCGACAACTATGCCACCGCGCTCTCGGTGGTCGCCGAACGGCGGACCGAGCAGAGCTCGCTCTCGATCTCGAACGCGTTCGGCTACGGCGGAAGCGGGTTCTCGGCCGGCGGCCTCATCGTCGGCTACCGGACCCCGCGCTACGGGCTGACCTACGGGCAGGTCACCGGGCCGGCCGACTCTCAGCTCCAGATCGGCGGGATCGCCCGCGGCGTCGCGCTCGCGATCCC encodes:
- a CDS encoding flagellin → MDVLSLTGGALNASLKTQNELQSLTKRLSSGLRVNSATDDPSGLAIAESLASKVSGLDEGVRQIQTANNALTVAEGAMATVGDILQRMRALVVQARSDLQSTADRSDIQSELDQLRLEIDRIAQNTSFNGRLLLDGSASSQAAQPTRVLLVENPDASGGGQIMDQSVDPNMPAVAPNAPELVQKVTVDSYDPVANALNVTVTIGSQETQFGPDQTSTVQIGNGTNAQVGFPPPTPGSPSFFQYDQNGNYVLSFNVGTLTPSDVGKEALLVTLPAQSKAPGGALNVNTGDGEGAIVSVDIAGVSSTNLGVNEVILGNDLQNQGAEYRIDYAIQTLAASRATVGAQMVSMQEAANNGNVTSVNTQAAESAIRDLNVGAATVTFTRDQVLRQFQTKIVADAEKLSQVFATLVADSIVR